In Methanobacterium sp., one DNA window encodes the following:
- the nikR gene encoding nickel-responsive transcriptional regulator NikR translates to MRISMSLPKKLLNEFDGVLKDRGYQSRSKGIRDALKDYIVRYQWMNEMEGERIGIIAVIYDHHYTGVMEDLTEIQHDYKDFINAVMHVHMTDKHCLEVIVVKGDVKYIRTLSEKIMRLKGVEHVRLTSTAVGKSLDLDKSGAGSAISP, encoded by the coding sequence ATGAGAATTAGTATGTCACTACCAAAAAAGCTGTTAAATGAATTTGATGGGGTATTAAAAGACAGAGGATACCAATCAAGATCAAAAGGTATCAGAGATGCCTTAAAAGATTACATAGTAAGGTATCAATGGATGAATGAGATGGAAGGAGAAAGAATAGGTATTATTGCAGTAATCTACGACCATCATTACACTGGTGTAATGGAAGACCTTACAGAAATCCAGCATGATTACAAAGACTTCATTAACGCAGTTATGCACGTACACATGACAGACAAACACTGTCTTGAAGTTATAGTCGTTAAAGGAGACGTTAAATATATCCGTACACTCTCAGAAAAAATAATGAGACTCAAAGGTGTTGAACATGTACGGCTTACAAGCACAGCTGTCGGAAAATCTCTAGATCTCGACAAATCTGGTGCAGGTAGTGCAATATCACCTTAA
- a CDS encoding calcium/sodium antiporter: MEIFLFALIGILIISLIIVIKSADIFVDNLVEIGTLVGISQIILGVTASAIGTSLPEFGSAMIATLSGSTDIGVGCVIGSNIWNIAGILGISATFAGVIRTSPKGLTRDGLVTLATAFILIFFMLFGDIGKIAAVVFIIVYAFYLRALIKSQKEETAENDEKQIEIKPENESKVKEGSFISKLKTISPKTYLWTVIGLAGLIVGCRLLVYSGVEIGKILGIPEMIMGLFTLAIGTSIPELVVTFSSAMKGLHDLSIGTVLGSNTFNIMIGIGLPALIMNVPVEPLSLTFDAPAMIFVTILVLLLIRRGMKLTRIDGIILMATYITYAVIRIGFLG, translated from the coding sequence ATGGAAATATTTTTATTCGCATTAATCGGTATTTTAATCATCTCTTTAATTATAGTGATAAAATCAGCAGACATATTCGTTGACAACTTAGTTGAAATAGGTACTTTAGTGGGAATATCTCAGATAATACTTGGTGTTACAGCATCAGCTATTGGAACATCTTTACCTGAGTTTGGTTCTGCAATGATAGCTACTTTAAGCGGTAGTACGGATATAGGGGTTGGATGTGTAATTGGATCCAATATATGGAATATTGCAGGAATATTAGGTATTTCAGCAACATTTGCAGGAGTTATTAGGACTAGTCCTAAAGGATTAACCCGAGATGGGCTGGTAACTCTTGCTACAGCATTTATTCTTATATTCTTCATGCTTTTTGGGGATATTGGTAAAATAGCAGCCGTTGTTTTTATAATAGTCTATGCATTTTATCTTAGAGCCTTAATAAAGTCTCAAAAAGAAGAAACTGCTGAAAATGATGAAAAACAAATTGAAATTAAGCCAGAAAATGAGTCTAAGGTTAAAGAAGGCTCATTTATATCAAAACTTAAAACAATCAGTCCTAAAACGTATTTATGGACTGTAATTGGACTTGCAGGATTAATAGTAGGTTGTAGATTATTAGTATACAGCGGAGTGGAAATTGGAAAAATATTAGGCATTCCTGAAATGATTATGGGACTCTTTACACTTGCTATTGGAACAAGTATACCCGAACTTGTTGTTACTTTTTCATCTGCTATGAAAGGATTGCATGATTTATCAATAGGGACTGTTCTTGGAAGTAACACATTTAATATTATGATAGGTATCGGGTTGCCTGCTCTAATTATGAATGTGCCTGTAGAACCTCTCTCACTTACCTTTGATGCTCCAGCAATGATTTTTGTCACAATATTAGTGCTTTTACTCATTAGAAGAGGCATGAAACTTACCAGAATTGATGGAATCATATTAATGGCAACTTATATAACATATGCGGTTATAAGAATAGGATTTTTAGGGTGA
- the corA gene encoding magnesium/cobalt transporter CorA has product MRTKSNEIGPDSGSLIFDGIETIESEITLIEYNKELFKRDRFEKCRKFKKEDTIKWIKINGFSYIEIQEIGKCFNLHPLVLEDINTDQRPKIEEYDDYLYLVLKSFNKSKSEIIIKQISLILGKNFVISFQDEKSEIFDLITNKISIKESIIRNNDADFLLYSLLDTIVDSYFIILEDIDDRIDSIEKELIDGTSKKTLNSINKLKRDIITLRKSIWPLKEMTSTLKTSNFSLIGDTTNLYLRDVYDHSAQVSDMLDIFRDTTSGMLDTYLSSMSNNLNEIVRLLTIISVIFVPLTFITGFFGMNFQNMITKISIPLIFSEVLIVMFVIPVIMLIYFKRKKWL; this is encoded by the coding sequence ATGCGTACAAAATCTAACGAGATTGGTCCAGATTCAGGATCATTAATCTTTGATGGTATCGAAACCATAGAATCCGAAATTACTTTAATCGAATATAACAAAGAGCTATTTAAGAGAGATAGATTTGAGAAATGCCGGAAATTTAAAAAAGAAGATACAATAAAATGGATAAAAATAAATGGATTTTCATATATTGAAATACAGGAAATAGGAAAATGTTTTAATTTACATCCTTTAGTTCTGGAGGATATAAACACAGATCAACGTCCCAAAATAGAAGAATACGATGATTATTTATATCTGGTTTTAAAATCATTTAACAAATCAAAATCTGAAATAATTATAAAGCAGATAAGTCTTATTCTGGGAAAAAATTTTGTTATCTCTTTTCAGGATGAAAAAAGCGAGATATTTGACCTTATTACAAATAAAATTAGTATAAAAGAAAGTATAATAAGAAATAATGATGCTGACTTCCTTCTTTATTCTCTTTTAGATACAATTGTGGACAGTTATTTTATCATCCTTGAAGATATAGATGACAGAATAGATTCCATTGAAAAAGAATTAATTGATGGTACAAGTAAAAAAACTTTAAATTCAATTAATAAACTAAAAAGAGATATAATAACCCTTAGAAAATCCATCTGGCCATTAAAAGAGATGACAAGTACCCTAAAAACCAGTAATTTTTCTTTAATCGGAGATACAACAAATTTATATTTACGAGATGTGTATGATCATAGTGCTCAGGTTTCAGATATGTTAGATATCTTTAGAGACACAACATCAGGGATGCTGGATACCTACCTTTCAAGTATGAGCAATAATTTAAATGAAATTGTAAGATTATTAACTATAATTTCAGTGATTTTTGTTCCTTTAACTTTTATTACTGGATTTTTTGGAATGAATTTTCAGAACATGATTACCAAAATTTCTATACCTCTAATATTTTCAGAAGTATTAATTGTAATGTTCGTTATTCCAGTAATTATGTTAATATATTTTAAAAGAAAAAAATGGCTGTAA
- a CDS encoding DASS family sodium-coupled anion symporter: MNINIKKLGMPLAIIAFIVIMLIPMNGLSPAGHAAIALLIFAVIMWATEAVHLAVTSLIILFIQPIIQVQSFDKAVIGFANPIIFLMIGGFIIAEAIRKSGLAQRMTYAMLNKVGITPGRSLLVAVFSTGILSAWIENVVAFAMLLPIIKEIIPLMGANDPEKGNSNFAKAMVLGASYGSLAGGFGTEIGTAPNLMAAAYTGIPFAQWMIFGFPLAIAMMFVIWLLLGKFFKPEVEGIIGGKETITYKMEALGSMSRNEKVALSILLFTIFLWITASYTGLNSYSVALIGAVLFFILGIVDWRDAQTNVDWGLIIFFGGALSLGAALLNTGAAAWLINDLVAMLGSDPSILLITIVLMIIAVSITQVMSNIALAAILVPLSVTLAQAQQQPVGIYAVPVAIACSLSFMLPMADPTVAMAYGTGYVKIKEILKAGIPLIIIGIILAITVLFNPLIRPFLG; encoded by the coding sequence ATGAATATAAATATAAAGAAATTAGGAATGCCACTGGCAATAATTGCTTTTATAGTTATAATGCTAATTCCAATGAATGGTTTATCTCCTGCAGGGCATGCAGCAATTGCGTTGCTCATATTCGCTGTAATTATGTGGGCGACTGAGGCTGTACATTTAGCTGTTACTTCTTTAATTATATTGTTTATACAGCCCATTATTCAAGTTCAAAGTTTTGATAAAGCCGTGATTGGTTTTGCAAACCCCATTATATTCCTCATGATCGGTGGATTTATTATTGCAGAGGCTATACGAAAAAGTGGTCTAGCACAGCGTATGACTTATGCAATGCTCAATAAGGTAGGAATTACACCGGGTAGAAGCCTCTTAGTCGCTGTATTTTCAACTGGAATTCTTTCCGCTTGGATTGAAAACGTTGTAGCATTTGCCATGCTCCTTCCAATCATAAAGGAAATAATACCGCTAATGGGGGCTAATGACCCTGAAAAGGGTAATAGTAATTTTGCTAAAGCCATGGTACTTGGGGCTTCTTACGGTTCACTGGCTGGTGGATTTGGGACAGAGATAGGGACAGCTCCAAACTTAATGGCAGCTGCATATACTGGAATTCCATTTGCACAATGGATGATATTTGGTTTTCCACTTGCCATTGCAATGATGTTTGTGATCTGGCTACTTTTAGGAAAATTCTTTAAACCAGAAGTGGAAGGAATAATCGGTGGAAAAGAAACTATAACTTATAAAATGGAAGCATTAGGCTCAATGTCAAGAAATGAGAAAGTAGCATTAAGTATACTGCTGTTTACAATATTTCTCTGGATTACTGCGAGTTATACAGGTTTAAACAGTTATTCAGTTGCTTTAATTGGGGCAGTACTCTTCTTTATATTGGGTATTGTTGATTGGAGAGATGCACAGACAAACGTGGATTGGGGTTTAATAATCTTCTTCGGGGGAGCACTCTCATTAGGGGCTGCTCTACTAAACACTGGAGCTGCGGCATGGTTAATAAATGATTTGGTGGCTATGCTTGGAAGTGACCCCTCAATATTACTCATAACAATTGTCTTAATGATAATTGCAGTCAGCATAACGCAAGTAATGTCCAATATCGCTTTAGCAGCAATACTGGTACCATTATCAGTCACTCTCGCACAGGCTCAACAACAACCAGTTGGAATATACGCGGTACCAGTAGCAATAGCCTGTTCATTATCATTCATGTTACCAATGGCCGATCCAACCGTTGCCATGGCATATGGAACAGGATATGTAAAAATCAAAGAAATACTAAAAGCAGGGATTCCATTAATAATAATAGGAATTATTCTAGCCATCACAGTACTATTTAATCCTCTTATAAGACCATTCTTAGGATAA
- the hycI gene encoding hydrogenase maturation peptidase HycI, giving the protein MKKFLKDYKKVVILGIGNEIKGDDASGPLIARKISALLNKNKNVVVFDGGTVPENYTGSIRKENPTHIILVDAVEMKKEPGYIRVVEKDEIANYNISTHAMPVSFLIKYMETTIDAKIILVGIQPKSMGFNEKVSKEVEDSIDKVVKSIIQIMNS; this is encoded by the coding sequence TTGAAAAAATTTCTTAAAGATTATAAAAAAGTAGTTATTTTAGGCATAGGAAACGAAATAAAGGGCGATGATGCTTCTGGTCCACTTATAGCCAGAAAAATATCTGCATTATTAAACAAAAACAAAAATGTAGTTGTTTTTGATGGTGGAACCGTTCCTGAAAACTATACTGGATCAATTAGAAAAGAGAATCCTACTCATATCATCCTCGTTGATGCTGTTGAAATGAAAAAAGAACCGGGATATATCCGGGTAGTGGAAAAAGATGAAATTGCTAATTACAACATTTCAACTCATGCTATGCCCGTATCATTTTTAATAAAGTATATGGAAACTACTATTGATGCAAAAATAATTCTTGTGGGTATTCAACCTAAAAGCATGGGTTTTAACGAAAAAGTTTCAAAAGAAGTTGAAGATAGTATTGATAAGGTGGTTAAATCCATTATCCAAATAATGAATTCTTAA
- a CDS encoding ATP-grasp domain-containing protein produces MKILFIGARLFEDIALYTKNKGITSILTESNPDSKNLNLADAHFIVPRGMKGPKEVALSEDVDAIVPLIGIDKPLVEVAKLKKDLEDNYGLPVIASPLNAVLTARDKLKTKEFFIKNKIKTPDFINISKNHLTDFPIVLKKLEGQGGNGVKIVSNNDDLDRYIDDFEGAIAEKFIQGIEISIEVLRYNEKSVPLVPVYKGRTTLDCIHPLDKLKTAPLAVNNLNNEYIRQKASKIADILGSEGNIDIDIIFDEKENISYFIEINTRPSGTRYLTTASTTISPMQELVDMAIGEWNPKAVENRIKKYSALEIPIGNYKNEKNNYKFRNFYGENSWVIHGHPDFQRITIRAESFKKAFKTAEELNIDYKKFQ; encoded by the coding sequence ATGAAAATTTTATTTATAGGTGCAAGACTTTTTGAAGATATTGCATTATACACAAAAAATAAAGGAATTACAAGTATATTAACAGAATCGAATCCAGATTCAAAAAATTTAAATCTTGCAGATGCCCATTTCATCGTTCCCAGAGGAATGAAAGGACCTAAAGAAGTCGCACTTTCAGAAGATGTAGATGCAATAGTACCGCTTATTGGGATAGATAAGCCCCTTGTTGAAGTTGCAAAATTAAAAAAAGATTTAGAAGATAATTATGGACTACCAGTAATAGCATCTCCATTAAATGCAGTACTTACTGCAAGAGATAAACTAAAAACTAAAGAATTCTTCATTAAAAACAAAATAAAAACCCCAGATTTTATTAATATCTCTAAAAACCATTTAACTGATTTTCCCATAGTATTAAAGAAATTAGAAGGACAGGGAGGAAATGGAGTAAAAATCGTATCTAATAATGACGATTTAGATCGTTACATTGATGATTTTGAAGGAGCAATTGCAGAGAAATTTATTCAGGGGATTGAAATATCCATTGAAGTTCTAAGATATAATGAAAAATCAGTTCCTCTTGTTCCTGTATATAAAGGTAGAACAACACTTGATTGTATTCATCCATTAGATAAATTAAAAACTGCCCCACTTGCAGTAAATAATCTTAATAACGAATATATACGTCAAAAAGCTTCTAAAATTGCCGATATTTTAGGATCTGAGGGAAATATTGATATTGATATAATTTTTGATGAAAAAGAAAATATTTCTTACTTTATAGAAATAAACACACGTCCCAGTGGCACAAGATATTTAACCACTGCTTCAACAACTATAAGTCCTATGCAAGAACTGGTTGATATGGCTATAGGCGAATGGAATCCTAAAGCAGTGGAAAACAGAATTAAAAAATACAGTGCTCTTGAAATACCTATAGGCAATTATAAAAATGAAAAAAATAACTATAAATTTAGGAATTTTTATGGTGAAAATAGCTGGGTGATCCATGGCCATCCTGATTTTCAACGCATCACTATTCGTGCAGAAAGCTTTAAAAAGGCATTTAAAACTGCAGAAGAGCTGAATATAGATTATAAAAAGTTCCAGTAA
- a CDS encoding DUF356 domain-containing protein → MALILIRASSQGKLLNAIADIERHAALKIAGKPKIVEIEMADEVAKSILKQKLKTKSKIAAIVSVLEDTTKSIMQIKKIHPPAHLLVISDEYTEYNQIKEIFGKSPPLKGYYSPK, encoded by the coding sequence ATGGCTTTAATTCTAATTCGTGCAAGTAGTCAGGGTAAACTCCTGAATGCCATTGCAGATATAGAAAGACATGCTGCTTTAAAAATTGCAGGAAAACCAAAAATAGTTGAAATAGAAATGGCAGATGAAGTAGCTAAAAGTATACTTAAACAGAAATTAAAGACAAAAAGTAAAATAGCAGCAATAGTAAGTGTTTTAGAGGATACAACAAAATCAATAATGCAAATAAAAAAAATACATCCTCCTGCACATTTACTCGTTATAAGTGATGAATATACCGAATATAACCAAATAAAGGAAATATTTGGGAAATCACCACCTTTAAAAGGTTATTACTCTCCAAAATAA
- a CDS encoding glycosyltransferase family 4 protein — protein sequence MNISQIDIFLFMIAFLSTVFFTIFVRKILKDAKITDKPIVTEHSHKAGTPTMGGLAILLGILLTTCIYFKNQNLVIMALLMLTASIIGLFDDLIGLRTKEIQKKIKNISSSPLEIGRLILKPGEEARVATPKAKKDLKKHLEDKKVEIIGEAPIKSEVKESEKIFAQFLISLFLIGTGAVSSAVLGFDLGIFVIPFIIFGIIGSINAVNLIDGMDGLAAGIIAIASSACAIFSISIGNINGSVSFIALAGVSFGFLVLNRYPASIFMGDTGSFALGAGYITAAFLGDIIYFGVIAITIPILSVIVSLMHRAHIIKLPVEPLHHTLHYKGLSEKKIILLYWGITIIICATALYFYHYFII from the coding sequence TTGAATATTTCACAAATTGATATTTTTCTATTCATGATTGCATTTCTATCAACAGTATTTTTCACTATATTTGTTAGAAAAATATTGAAGGATGCTAAAATAACAGATAAACCGATTGTAACAGAGCACAGCCATAAAGCAGGTACCCCAACAATGGGAGGGCTGGCAATTTTGCTTGGAATCCTCCTTACTACTTGTATCTACTTTAAAAATCAGAATTTAGTTATTATGGCTCTGCTAATGTTAACAGCAAGCATAATCGGGCTTTTTGACGATTTAATTGGATTAAGAACTAAAGAAATCCAGAAAAAAATAAAAAACATTAGTTCTTCACCTTTAGAAATTGGACGATTAATATTGAAACCGGGTGAAGAAGCTAGGGTTGCCACACCTAAAGCAAAAAAAGACCTTAAAAAGCATTTAGAGGATAAAAAAGTTGAAATAATCGGCGAAGCTCCAATAAAAAGCGAAGTAAAAGAGAGCGAAAAGATATTTGCCCAATTTTTAATTTCTCTGTTTTTAATAGGTACTGGGGCCGTGAGTTCTGCAGTTTTAGGATTTGATCTGGGTATTTTTGTGATACCTTTCATAATATTTGGTATAATTGGTTCTATTAATGCTGTAAATCTTATTGATGGGATGGATGGCCTTGCAGCAGGTATCATTGCTATTGCATCATCTGCATGTGCAATTTTTTCAATTTCTATCGGCAATATTAATGGATCAGTTTCATTTATTGCACTTGCCGGAGTATCCTTCGGATTTCTAGTATTAAACAGATATCCTGCCTCAATATTCATGGGCGATACTGGATCATTCGCTCTTGGTGCTGGTTATATCACAGCTGCCTTTTTAGGTGATATAATTTATTTTGGAGTAATTGCAATTACTATTCCAATCCTTTCAGTAATAGTAAGCCTTATGCATCGCGCTCATATCATAAAATTACCTGTAGAGCCATTACATCACACATTACATTATAAAGGATTATCAGAAAAGAAAATAATACTCCTTTACTGGGGAATTACCATTATAATATGTGCTACAGCACTTTATTTTTACCATTATTTTATAATTTAA
- a CDS encoding multiprotein bridging factor aMBF1, whose translation MRCEICGKKIIGKPMKTKIESSTMLTCNACAKFGKVQREPPKLRKHRPVRRKPRFEEPSHEILEDYNVIIREAREKKGWSREDLAEKIYEKASVINRLESGKMVPDIKLARKLERILNIKLMEKLEDVIPDDVGPSARRGATIGDIARIKRN comes from the coding sequence ATGAGATGTGAGATATGTGGAAAGAAAATAATCGGAAAACCAATGAAGACAAAAATTGAAAGTTCTACCATGCTTACTTGTAATGCATGCGCTAAATTTGGAAAAGTTCAAAGAGAACCACCTAAACTCAGGAAACACAGGCCTGTAAGGAGAAAACCAAGATTTGAAGAACCTTCGCATGAAATCCTTGAAGATTACAATGTTATCATAAGGGAAGCAAGGGAAAAGAAGGGATGGTCTCGTGAAGATCTGGCTGAAAAAATATATGAAAAAGCTTCTGTAATTAATAGGCTGGAATCTGGAAAAATGGTACCAGATATTAAGCTTGCAAGAAAACTGGAAAGAATTTTAAATATTAAACTTATGGAGAAGTTGGAAGATGTTATACCTGATGATGTAGGGCCTTCTGCTCGAAGAGGAGCCACAATTGGGGATATAGCTAGAATTAAAAGGAATTAG
- a CDS encoding 50S ribosomal protein L11 methyltransferase gives MVIYGKMCAEKLLFEDLSSIKFKMRTTPYHFNLLSDEERLSAFFEAIKEKANGTVYDIGSGCGILSIYASFYSNFVYAVEIDPNSAKMAEFNVKPFENISLINKDAKEVVFKDKADVIICEMLDTALIDEEQVPVLNSILKYLKSNGEVIPKGIINGAEAVHMNSCHICYDDSFTGVKNLNHEIMSDFVIYNKISFNNKISEDVEAIIEFVISRKGIVSGIKISTLTLLTDNIICGPTDMFNPALLIPTKKISADIGDKIRVKLNYKMGGGLNSIKTRIEKIS, from the coding sequence ATGGTAATTTATGGTAAAATGTGCGCCGAAAAGCTGCTTTTTGAAGATTTATCTTCAATAAAATTTAAGATGCGCACTACACCCTACCATTTTAATCTTTTATCTGATGAAGAGAGATTATCCGCATTTTTTGAAGCAATTAAAGAAAAAGCTAACGGTACTGTTTATGATATAGGTTCTGGGTGCGGAATACTTTCAATCTATGCCTCATTTTACTCTAATTTTGTTTATGCTGTCGAAATAGACCCAAATTCTGCAAAAATGGCTGAATTTAATGTTAAACCGTTTGAAAATATTTCACTAATTAATAAAGATGCAAAAGAAGTAGTTTTCAAGGATAAAGCAGATGTTATTATCTGTGAAATGCTGGATACGGCCTTAATTGATGAAGAACAAGTTCCAGTACTTAATTCCATTCTAAAATACCTTAAAAGCAATGGAGAAGTTATTCCAAAAGGAATTATAAATGGTGCTGAAGCAGTTCATATGAATTCCTGCCATATCTGTTATGATGATAGTTTTACAGGTGTAAAAAATCTTAATCATGAAATAATGAGTGATTTTGTAATATATAACAAAATAAGCTTTAATAACAAAATCAGTGAAGATGTAGAAGCAATTATAGAATTTGTAATTTCTAGAAAAGGAATTGTATCTGGAATTAAAATCAGCACTTTAACATTATTAACTGATAATATAATTTGTGGGCCAACAGACATGTTTAATCCAGCACTTCTTATTCCCACGAAAAAAATCAGTGCAGATATAGGTGATAAAATTAGAGTAAAATTAAATTATAAAATGGGTGGTGGATTAAATAGCATTAAGACAAGAATTGAAAAAATTTCTTAA
- a CDS encoding CBS domain-containing protein — protein MEVREAMNSGVIAINQDTQPLEAFEKMYRTGVRRLFVVDEDGNPIGVISYLDLVGILGTLKPSSKTSNNLIIEDIMSEDIISISADDKIEDAANLMLRADVSGLLVLEDEKPVGVITKTDICRLVAAEILVPQ, from the coding sequence ATGGAAGTAAGAGAAGCAATGAATAGTGGTGTTATAGCGATTAATCAGGATACACAACCTCTTGAAGCATTTGAAAAGATGTACAGAACAGGAGTAAGAAGACTTTTTGTCGTGGATGAAGATGGAAATCCTATTGGTGTGATCTCTTACCTTGACCTTGTAGGCATACTAGGAACTCTTAAGCCAAGTTCTAAAACTTCAAATAATTTAATCATTGAAGATATAATGTCAGAAGATATCATTTCCATCTCTGCAGACGATAAAATTGAAGATGCCGCAAATTTAATGTTAAGAGCTGATGTATCAGGTTTACTGGTTCTGGAAGACGAAAAACCTGTTGGTGTCATCACAAAAACAGATATATGCAGACTGGTGGCTGCTGAAATATTAGTTCCACAATAA
- a CDS encoding universal stress protein, whose product MYKKILVTSSGEYLDEIIEHTLDLINERGIEVIGLYVADNSAPFLTPKKVRQMMVDELKQRGKEILDSMEKEFSEPAHCKINFRPMLVEGDPAEQIIKIAGEEDVDVIVMGTGKSKIDKHLLGSVSEKVVHSAPCTILLIRSKHKPLEQIK is encoded by the coding sequence ATGTATAAAAAAATATTGGTAACAAGTAGCGGCGAATATCTGGATGAAATAATTGAACATACTCTAGATCTGATAAATGAAAGAGGAATAGAAGTTATTGGTCTTTATGTAGCAGATAATTCTGCACCGTTCTTAACTCCCAAAAAAGTTAGGCAAATGATGGTTGATGAACTTAAACAAAGAGGAAAAGAAATTTTAGACAGTATGGAAAAAGAATTCAGCGAACCTGCTCATTGTAAAATTAATTTTAGACCTATGCTTGTTGAAGGAGACCCAGCAGAACAGATCATTAAAATTGCTGGAGAGGAGGACGTTGATGTTATTGTTATGGGTACAGGGAAAAGCAAAATAGACAAGCATTTACTTGGAAGCGTATCTGAAAAAGTAGTACACTCTGCTCCATGTACAATACTCTTGATAAGGTCAAAACATAAACCTTTAGAACAAATTAAATGA
- a CDS encoding Mur ligase family protein translates to MKELSTSYIAKEIDGTLIGPDKSVDGIFNFLNSAKKGDAVIRHWINEIGVEMAVKKGVSCLITQNPRDNAIKMAEKLGIPLIITKKIEMANAFAIKWAIKNFADDSFRVVITGTNGKSTTAHMIYNILKEAGFNTYSNTDSKSEFNTLIDPMVAKQIAEFDDEIDAMVIEVSEVQGWLNDIMKDHAYIMTSAINPDVVVITNVALDHIGLVNSIEETFDETSGAVKALKKENGSLILNFDDPLVRKMSDLNPDKKTIFFGDNAQINLKDEGIFYNNHLIIKNHELPFKSQHFIQNIMAAIGATLALDIDHDIIRKAVSKYIPLKRRFTIIRNEPCIIDDFAHNPDGITATIKNAALIGKGNFYIISAIRGSRGKAINQANAEAIAEGLTNIPYKLIITSSSDVVDDLNIVNPNEKKVFIDALRKKEIKYIFHEKLYDALEYVLNISKNEDVILLIGAQGMDPASELLEKILSSK, encoded by the coding sequence ATGAAGGAACTTTCAACATCATATATTGCAAAAGAGATTGATGGAACACTTATTGGTCCAGATAAGAGTGTAGATGGAATTTTTAATTTCTTAAATTCTGCAAAAAAAGGTGATGCTGTAATAAGGCACTGGATAAATGAAATTGGAGTGGAAATGGCTGTAAAAAAAGGTGTTTCATGCTTAATTACTCAAAATCCAAGGGATAATGCAATAAAAATGGCAGAAAAGTTAGGAATACCACTTATCATTACAAAAAAGATAGAAATGGCTAATGCTTTTGCCATTAAATGGGCCATTAAAAATTTTGCTGATGATTCTTTTCGCGTAGTTATAACAGGGACTAATGGCAAATCTACAACTGCACATATGATTTATAATATCCTGAAAGAAGCTGGTTTTAACACATACTCCAATACTGACTCAAAATCAGAATTTAATACCCTTATAGATCCAATGGTTGCAAAACAAATTGCAGAATTTGACGATGAAATAGATGCAATGGTAATTGAAGTATCAGAAGTTCAAGGATGGCTTAATGATATTATGAAGGATCATGCTTATATAATGACATCTGCAATTAATCCTGATGTTGTGGTCATAACTAACGTTGCATTAGACCATATCGGTCTCGTAAATTCCATTGAAGAAACATTTGATGAAACATCTGGAGCTGTAAAAGCCCTAAAAAAAGAAAATGGATCGCTGATTTTGAACTTTGATGATCCGCTGGTCAGAAAAATGAGTGATTTAAATCCGGATAAAAAAACCATATTTTTTGGAGATAATGCTCAAATAAACTTAAAAGATGAAGGAATTTTCTATAACAATCATCTAATAATAAAAAATCATGAACTTCCATTTAAAAGCCAACATTTCATTCAAAATATAATGGCAGCAATTGGGGCTACATTAGCTCTAGATATTGATCATGATATAATTCGGAAGGCAGTCTCAAAATACATTCCTTTAAAACGAAGATTTACAATAATTCGTAATGAACCATGTATTATAGACGATTTTGCCCATAATCCAGATGGTATAACTGCAACAATAAAAAATGCAGCTTTAATTGGGAAAGGAAATTTTTATATTATTTCTGCAATACGAGGATCAAGAGGAAAAGCGATTAATCAAGCTAACGCTGAAGCAATCGCCGAAGGACTCACAAATATACCATATAAGTTAATTATTACCAGTAGTAGTGATGTTGTTGATGATTTAAATATTGTAAATCCAAATGAAAAAAAAGTTTTTATAGATGCACTTCGTAAAAAAGAGATAAAATATATCTTTCATGAGAAACTATATGATGCATTAGAATATGTATTAAATATATCAAAAAATGAAGATGTAATTCTATTAATTGGTGCGCAAGGAATGGATCCTGCATCTGAACTTTTAGAGAAGATTTTAAGTTCTAAATAA